A region of Lycium barbarum isolate Lr01 chromosome 1, ASM1917538v2, whole genome shotgun sequence DNA encodes the following proteins:
- the LOC132638651 gene encoding acid phosphatase 1-like codes for MILRIFIFLVLFSFAIGNENINSHAFPRPLIIEYPENNEPQLKEYDELLQLKCTSWRFAVEANNLSPWKTIPEECADYVRQYIEGRGYKMDIDRVSNEAGAYAKSVNLGEDGKDVWVFDVDETLLSNLPYYSEHGYGLEVFDSVEFDKWVEKGKAPALGSSLKLYQEVLSLRFKVFLLTGRSERLRSVTMENLVTAGFHDWHKLILRGPDDHGKKAATFKSERRSEMVEEGFRIVGNSGDQWSDLLGSSMSSRSFKLPNPMYYIP; via the exons ATGATCTTGAGAATTTTCATTTTCTTGGTGTTGTTCAGTTTTGCCATTGGAAATGAAAATATCAACTCTCATGCCTTTCCTCGGCCATTAATTATCGAGTATCCTGAAAATAATGAACCCCAATTGAAGGAATATGATGAACTACTTCAGTTGAAGTGTACAAGCTGGAGATTTGCTGTTGAAGCTAATAATTTAAGTCCATGGAAGACTATTCCAGAGGAATGTGCTGATTATGTGAGGCAATATATTGAAGGTAGGGGTTATAAAATGGACATTGATAGAGTTTCAAATGAGGCTGGAGCTTATGCTAAAAGTGTGAATTTGGGTGAAGATGGAAAAGATGTGTGGGTTTTTGATGTTGATGAAACTTTGCTTTCTAATCTTCCTTATTATTCTGAACATGGTTATGG ATTGGAGGTATTTGATAGTGTGGAATTCGATAAATGGGTTGAGAAGGGAAAGGCGCCAGCCTTAGGGTCCAGTTTGAAGCTTTATCAAGAAGTTCTGAGTCTGCGATTCAAAGTTTTCTTGCTGACTGGGCGCAGCGAAAGACTTAGAAGTGTCACGATGGAGAATTTGGTTACTGCTGGATTCCACGATTGGCACAAGCTCATTCTGAG AGGCCCGGACGACCATGGCAAAAAAGCAGCGACCTTTAAATCAGAGAGGAGAAGTGAGATGGTAGAAGAGGGGTTCCGGATAGTGGGCAACTCAGGAGACCAATGGAGTGACCTGCTTGGTTCCTCTATGTCTAGTCGCTCATTCAagcttccaaaccccatgtattaCATTCCCTAA
- the LOC132638663 gene encoding uncharacterized protein LOC132638663, with the protein MGFSRLAAFTCHHTHNLLLLPNSFISSLSLSSGLTRTITTNHKRKFIPLLSSANRLAHSVSPKMVKAIRIHQLGGPEVLKWEDVEVGDPKDGEIRVKNKAIGLNFIDVYFRKGVYKAAAFPFTPGMEAVGIVTAVGPGLTGRKVGDIVAYAGSPMGSYAEEQILPADRVVPVPPSIDPIVAASILLKGMTAQFLLRRCFKVEHGHTVLVHAAAGGIGSLLCQWANALGATVIGTVSTKEKAAQAKDDGCHHVIIYKEEDFVTRVKEITSGQGVEAVYDSVGKDTFQGSLDCLKTRGYMVSFGQSSGSPDVVPLSALAVKSLFLTRPSMMHYTITRDELLETAGEVFANAASGVLRVRVNHTYPLSQAAQAHADLESRKTSGSIVLIPDGAEK; encoded by the exons ATGGGATTTTCTAGATTAGCAGCATTTACTTGTCACCATACTCACAATCTTCTTCTTCTACCAAATTCTTTCATTTCTAGCCTTTCTCTTTCTAGTGGACTAACAAGAACTATTACCACTAACCATAAAAGAAAATTTATTCCTTTATTATCATCCGCTAACAGATTAGCTCACTCTGTATCACCGAAAATGGTCAAAGCAATTAGAATTCATCAACTTGGTGGCCCTGAG GTCCTTAAATGGGAGGACGTCGAAGTGGGAGACCCAAAAGATGGAGAGATCAGGGTGAAAAATAAGGCCATTGGTCTCAACTTCATTGACGTATATTTCCGAAAAGGGGTTTACAAAGCTGCTGCATTTCCTTTTACACCAG GTATGGAGGCCGTAGGGATTGTAACAGCTGTTGGTCCTGGATTGACTGGGAGGAAAGTTGGAGATATTGTTGCATATGCTGGCAGTCCAATGGGTTCATATGCTGAGGAACAGATCCTTCCTGCTGATAGAGTTGTGCCTGTTCCTCCCTCTATTGACCCTATTGTTGCAGCATCCATACTTCTCAAGGGCATGACTGCTCAGTTCCTACTGCGCCGCTGCTTCAAA GTTGAACATGGGCACACAGTACTGGTTCATGCTGCAGCAGGTGGGATTGGGTCCCTATTGTGCCAATGGGCAAATGCCCTTGGTGCTACTGTCATTGGGACTGTATCAACTAAAGAGAAGGCAGCCCAAGCGAAAGATGACGGCTGTCATCATGTTATAATCTATAAGGAAGAGGATTTTGTCACTCGTGTCAAGGAGATTACTTCTGGCCAAGGAGTTGAAGCTGTCTATGATTCTGTTGGGAAAGATACCTTTCAG GGATCATTAGACTGCTTAAAAACTCGTGGATACATGGTGAGTTTCGGGCAGTCATCTGGCTCACCAGATGTGGTACCTTTATCAGCTCTTGCAGTGAAATCGCTATTTCTGACAAGGCCTAGCATGATGCATTACACAATAACGAGGGATGAACTACTGGAAACTGCTGGAGAGGTATTTGCAAATGCTGCATCAGGTGTCCTACGTGTCCGTGTCAATCATACTTATCCATTGTCTCAGGCGGCACAAGCACATGCTGACCTTGAGAGCAGGAAAACATCTGGATCAATTGTGTTGATTCCAGATGGTGCTGAGAAGtag